A genomic window from Thunnus maccoyii chromosome 2, fThuMac1.1, whole genome shotgun sequence includes:
- the gtpbp1l gene encoding GTP binding protein 1, like gives MASLTATEPVVCPAAIPTAESIVPACMFAPDRGCEDDPSGGEGFEDGEGTNGESADHLDLSSKLVLVSPTGEQYDSLLRHLRERIDEGCGETIYVVGMGSDGGDYGLDEKDMEASVATVRSLCEQIEADLILLRERTDTGGKIRDYLIRRRVGEQDFLEVRVAVVGNVDAGKSTLLGVLTHGELDNGRGFARQKLFRHKHEMESGRTSSVGNDILGFDQEGQVVNKPDSHGGGLDWTKICEKSSKVITFIDLAGHEKYLKTTVFGMTGHLPDFCMLMVGSNAGIVGMTKEHLGLALALNVPVFVVVTKIDMCPANILQETLKLLQRLLKSPGCRKIPVLVQNKDDVIVTASNFSSERMCPIFQISNVTGENMDLLKMFLNLLSSRTNFSNDEPAEFQIDDTYSVPGVGTVVSGTTLRGMIRLNDTLLLGPDPLGTFIPIAVKSIHRKRMPVREVRGGQTASFALKKIKRSSIRKGMVMVSPKLMPQATWEFEAEILVLHHPTTISPRYQAMVHCGSIRQTATILTMNKDCLRTGDKATVHFRFIKTPEYLHCDQKLVFREGRTKAVGTITKLLQSANTQAAKAQQSKMQAIKKTSKDSTAANEEAGSTARPPSPNTAQLPLKSGGGGRRRGGQRHRGKGLNAATISTAVPAGAAGTA, from the exons ATGGCGTCGTTAACGGCGACAGAACCAGTGGTATGCCCGGCTGCAATACCAACAGCTGAGTCTATAGTGCCCGCTTGTATGTTTGCACCGGACCGGGGATGTGAGGACGACCCATCCGGCGGAGAAGGCTTCGAGGACGGCGAAGGCACAAACGGCGAGTCCGCGGATCATTTAGACTTAAGCAGCAAG CTGGTCCTAGTGAGTCCAACAGGGGAACAGTATGATTCATTACTACGGCATCTGAGGGAGCGAATAGATGAGGGCTGTGGAGAGACCATCTATGTGGTTGGAATGGGTTCAG acggAGGTGACTACGGTTTAGATGAGAAGGATATGGAGGCGTCGGTAGCCACGGTGCGGTCGCTGTGTGAACAGATCGAGGCTGATCTAATCCTGCtgagagagaggacagacacCGGCGGAAAGATTCGGGACTACCTCATCCGCCGGCGCGTGGGTGAGCAGGATTTCCTGGAAGTCAg AGTGGCAGTGGTGGGGAACGTGGACGCCGGGAAGAGCACGCTGCTGGGGGTTCTGACCCACGGCGAGCTGGACAACGGCAGAGGCTTCGCTCGCCAGAAGCTCTtcagacacaaacatgagatGGAGAGCGGCAGGACCAGCAGCGTGGGCAACGACATCCTGGGTTTTGATCAGGAGGGACAG GTGGTGAACAAGCCAGACAGCCACGGCGGCGGCCTAGACTGGACCAAGATCTGTGAGAAATCCTCAAAGGTCATCACCTTCATCGACCTGGCGGGCCACGAGAAGTATCTCAAGACTACAGTCTTCGGCATGACCGGACACCTGCCTGATTTTTGCATGCTCatg gTTGGCAGTAATGCTGGCATTGTTGGCATGACCAAAGAGCATCTGGGTCTGGCGCTGGCCTTAAACGTGCCGGTGTTTGTAGTGGTTACTAAGATAGACATGTGTCCAGCCAACATCCTGCAAG aGACACTAAAGTTATTACAGAGGCTATTAAAGTCACCAGGCTGCCGAAAAATCCCCGTGTTGGTCCAGAACAAGGATGATGTCATTGTCACGGCCTCCAACTTCAGCTCTGAGAG GATGTGTCCAATTTTCCAGATTTCAAATGTGACGGGGGAGAACATGGACCTGCTGAAGATGTTCCTGAACCTCCTCTCCTCTAGGACCAATTTTAGCAACGACGAACCCGCCGAATTCCAGATAGACGACACATACTCAGTACCG GGTGTTGGTACCGTAGTTTCAGGAACTACGTTACGTGGAATGATCCGTCTCAACGACACGCTGCTCCTAGGCCCGGACCCGCTGGGCACCTTCATCCCCATCGCCGTTAAATCCATCCACCGCAAGAGGATGCCCGTCAGAGAAGTTCGCGGTGGACAGACGGCGTCCTTCGCCCTCAAAAAG ATCAAGCGCTCATCTATAAGGAAAGGCATGGTGATGGTCTCCCCGAAGCTGATGCCGCAGGCCACATGGGAGTTCGAGGCCGAGATCTTGGTGCTGCACCACCCGACCACGATATCCCCGAGATACCAGGCCATGG TCCACTGCGGCAGCATCAGACAGACGGCCACCATCCTGACGATGAACAAAGACTGTCTGCGGACGGGGGACAAGGCAACAGTCCACTTCCGCTTCATTAAGACTCCAGAGTACCTGCACTGTGACCAGAAACTGGTGTTCAGGGAAGGACGCACCAAAGCTGTGGGCACCATCACCAAG ctaCTTCAATCAGCGAACACCCAGGCAGCTAAGGCCCAGCAGTCCAAAATGCAGGCCATTAAGAAGACTTCTAAGGACAGCACAGCAGCCAATGAGGAGGCCGGTTCGACAGCACGACCGCCTAGTCCCAACACAGCACAGCTACCA CTCAAGTCTGGAGGCGGAGGACGCAGGAGAGGAGGTCAGAGACATCGAGGGAAAGGCCTGAACGCTGCAACAATCTCCACAGCAGTGCCCGCAGGAGCAGCAGGCACCGCCTAA